A region of the Methanobrevibacter ruminantium M1 genome:
AATATTTTTTTCTTTTTTAAAACTCTCCAAAATTCATTCTTAATTCATTTAAAAAAGGACAAAAAATATAACTTCCTATTTAGATAAATTGATTTTAAAAAAACTATATCACAACTCCCTAATTTAATTATTTAAAATGATAAAATATATCTCAAAACTCTCTTAATTTACTTAATTTTTAGAAAGGATAAACTATATTTCAAAACTCTCTTATTTTAATTATCCTTTTTTATTTTTTTTAATTTTCTTATTTTAATTGTTTTTATTCTAATATACTTATTTTACTTTCTATTAGAGTTATCCATATTTTGATTTAAATTGTTTTAATTGATTTAAATTGATTACATTTAATTATTCTAAGTTTACTCATTCTATTTTTATTTCAAAGATCAAAAGTTATTTTTAAAAAATCAACTAATAATTTTTCAAAAATTTTTCAATCCAAACCCAATATCTAAATTAAGATAACTATTGAAAAAATTTAATAATAACAACTATTTTTAACTATAGATTAATATTCATAATAATTTTAAAAAAACTACTTTAATATAAAAGTTATATAAATTTTTAAGAAAATATAAGGAAAAAAGGGAAATATTTAATACTAAGTTCGAATATAATATTACTTAACTATAAAACGGAGGTGAAAATATGGCAATTCCTAAAGCTCCTGTTAATAGGATTATTAAAGATGCTGGTGCTGAAAGAGTAAGTGCTGAAGCAGTAGATGCATTAGTAGCATACTTAGAAGAAGACGCAGCTGCTATCTCTAAAAAAGCAATTGAATATGCAAAAATCGCTAAAAGACAAACTGTAAAAGCTGACGATATTGCATTAGCTATTAAAAACGAATAAGATAATTAATTTATCTTATTTTCAAATTTTTTAAATTTTTAATTTTTTTGTATTACTTTTTTTAAAACTGATTTTT
Encoded here:
- a CDS encoding histone family protein, which encodes MAIPKAPVNRIIKDAGAERVSAEAVDALVAYLEEDAAAISKKAIEYAKIAKRQTVKADDIALAIKNE